The proteins below come from a single Jaculus jaculus isolate mJacJac1 chromosome X, mJacJac1.mat.Y.cur, whole genome shotgun sequence genomic window:
- the LOC123456658 gene encoding melanoma-associated antigen B4-like: protein MPRGHKNKGRSRAKHHQAHAQIECVQGAEPSAEVEAVSPPVGHDDLAMSLSACTLQGAASPGSPDAASDVGAEGTIVGAKEEGSSASQAAGSPQPTGKNSISRKASMLLHFLLEKYEQEEPIKHADMAKLIGRKYLTHFPDILRRATEQMEFIYGLELKQANPSSLSYSLVSKLGLSPGENLRSRKDLSKKGLLMMLLGVVLLNGNRATEHQVWKFLNLLGLYAGQRHPIFGEPRKIITKDLVEESYLEYHLVPGSVPPCYEFLWGPRAYVETTKLTVLEALAKMNDTTPDAYPILYEQALKEKAERAGKKGESGDGSGARAIGHAS from the coding sequence ATGCCTAGGGGCCACAAGAACAAGGGCCGCTCGCGTGCCAAGCATCACCAGGCACATGCTCAGATCGAGTGTGTCCAGGGAGCTGAACCTTCTGCAGAGGTGGAAGCAGTATCTCCTCCCGTTGGCCACGACGACCTTGCCATGTCCCTTTCTGCCTGCACTCTCCAGGGAGCTGCATCCCCTGGGTCTCCTGACGCAGCCTCTGATGTAGGTGCTGAGGGTACTATTGTAGGTGCTAAAGAGGAAGGTTCAAGCGCGTCTCAGGCAGCAGGCTCCCCGCAGCCCACAGGCAAAAATTCCATCAGTAGAAAAGCCAGTATGTTGCTGCACTTCCTGCTGGAGAAGTACGAGCAGGAGGAGCCCATCAAGCATGCTGATATGGCGAAGTTGATCGGCAGGAAATACCTGACGCATTTCCCTGACATCCTGAGGAGAGCCACTGAGCAGATGGAGTTTATCTATGGCCTAGAGTTGAAACAAGCCAATCCTAGTAGTCTCTCCTATTCTCTTGTTAGTAAGCTGGGTCTCTCCCCTGGGGAAAATCTCAGAAGCAGAAAAGATTTGTCAAAGAAGGGTCTGCTGATGATGCTTCTTGGTGTGGTCTTACTGAATGGCAACCGTGCCACTGAGCATCAAGTCTGGAAATTCCTGAATTTGTTGGGTCTATATGCAGGGCAAAGGCACCCCATTTTTGGAGAGCCCCGGAAGATCATCACCAAAGATCTGGTAGAGGAAAGTTACCTAGAGTACCACCTGGTGCCAGGCAGTGTGCCCCCATGCTATGAGTTCCTCTGGGGTCCCAGAGCCTATGTTGAAACTACCAAGCTGACGGTTCTAGAAGCTTTAGCCAAGATGAATGATACCACCCCTGATGCCTACCCTATTCTATATGAGCAGGCTCttaaagaaaaggcagagagagcaggGAAGAAAGGTGAATCTGGGGATGGCTCTGGTGCCAGGGCCATTGGTCATGCTAGCTGA